The following are encoded together in the Anaerostipes caccae L1-92 genome:
- a CDS encoding PTS transporter subunit IIC, with protein sequence MGVINTILGLGASVIMPIVIFLLGVVFRMKVKNALRAGLTVGIGFTGISLAISLVSDNLGGLVKAMQANWGLALDITDVGWPAASGIAFGSGTFVLASIVTFLIVNVICLAIKITHTLNVDIFNYWHFILIGTVSYFVTGNFILGIVVGTLFMMVNTILGERQEQVITDFAGEQMAGLTFSTQGFPLQLLFARGVDWVIDKIPGLNKISFNLGNLPSSISFFGEPMILGFLLGGIMSFLAGYKWDAALVVAVGLSAAMFLLPRMVSIMMEGLAPLTDAARDFMNTRFPGRKFNIAMDYCMLLGDRDVITMGIITVPIVLGLAIILPGNRFLPFTDLTALPYWMIGVVIGTKRNSFRALIAAVLTLCIGLWIATDLAPLITQMAAGVGFKFEAGTTISGFCVGQEWVGYIIHKIVSFFSGMF encoded by the coding sequence ATGGGCGTTATCAATACGATTTTAGGTCTTGGGGCATCTGTGATTATGCCGATCGTTATCTTTCTTCTGGGAGTGGTCTTCCGGATGAAGGTAAAAAATGCGCTGAGAGCCGGACTTACGGTAGGAATCGGATTTACCGGCATAAGTCTTGCAATCAGCCTGGTAAGCGACAATCTTGGAGGCCTTGTAAAAGCCATGCAGGCAAACTGGGGACTGGCCCTGGATATCACGGATGTAGGATGGCCTGCGGCTTCGGGCATTGCTTTCGGAAGCGGAACCTTTGTGCTGGCATCCATCGTGACATTCCTTATAGTCAATGTGATCTGCCTGGCAATTAAGATCACCCACACGCTGAATGTAGACATCTTCAACTACTGGCACTTTATTCTGATCGGAACTGTATCTTACTTTGTCACAGGGAACTTCATTCTGGGTATTGTCGTAGGTACATTGTTTATGATGGTCAATACGATCTTAGGAGAGAGACAGGAGCAGGTGATCACCGACTTTGCAGGAGAACAGATGGCCGGTCTGACCTTCTCCACACAGGGATTCCCGCTTCAGCTGTTATTCGCCAGAGGCGTGGACTGGGTCATTGATAAGATCCCCGGTTTAAACAAAATTTCTTTTAACCTTGGAAATTTGCCGTCAAGCATCTCTTTTTTCGGCGAACCGATGATTTTGGGATTTTTGCTTGGAGGTATCATGAGTTTTCTCGCAGGATATAAATGGGATGCGGCTCTGGTCGTAGCAGTCGGACTTTCCGCTGCCATGTTCCTGCTTCCGAGGATGGTCTCCATCATGATGGAAGGCCTTGCTCCTCTCACGGATGCAGCCAGAGACTTTATGAATACCAGATTTCCGGGAAGAAAGTTCAACATTGCTATGGATTACTGTATGCTTCTGGGAGACAGGGACGTTATCACTATGGGAATCATCACTGTGCCGATCGTGCTCGGACTGGCAATCATTCTTCCGGGAAACAGATTTCTTCCGTTTACAGACCTTACTGCCCTTCCATACTGGATGATCGGTGTTGTCATCGGCACAAAGAGAAACTCTTTCAGGGCCTTGATTGCTGCGGTGCTGACACTTTGCATCGGCCTGTGGATTGCGACAGACCTGGCACCGCTGATCACACAGATGGCTGCCGGCGTAGGATTTAAGTTTGAGGCCGGAACTACCATATCAGGATTTTGTGTAGGACAGGAATGGGTCGGATACATCATACATAAGATTGTTTCCTTCTTCTCCGGAATGTTCTAG